From Achromobacter spanius, a single genomic window includes:
- a CDS encoding siderophore-interacting protein, producing the protein MTQSDLTVARVRHTLKMRTLTVTRVERIAGLLARITFTGEDLQDFVSASFDDHVKIFFPADPSQPPVLPTAGPDGIKFPDGVPRPAARDYTPRRFDTARQELEIEFVLHGDGPASTWAEQAAPGQQLGIGGPRGSFVVPTAFDWHVLIGDETALPAIARRLEELPASAQALVLIEVPAASNEIPLQTAAKLSVRWLHRNGTVPGYSTLLLEAARELALPPGEGYVWVAAESATAKAVREIMVAQHGIDKSRIRAASYWKRGAVAVHESHDD; encoded by the coding sequence ATGACTCAAAGCGACCTCACCGTGGCGCGCGTGCGCCACACCCTGAAGATGCGCACGCTGACTGTGACGCGCGTCGAGCGCATCGCCGGCTTGTTGGCGCGCATCACCTTCACTGGCGAAGACCTGCAGGACTTCGTGTCTGCTTCCTTTGACGATCACGTGAAGATCTTCTTTCCCGCCGATCCCTCGCAACCGCCCGTGCTGCCTACCGCCGGGCCCGACGGCATCAAGTTTCCCGACGGCGTGCCTCGGCCGGCTGCGCGCGACTACACGCCGCGCCGCTTCGATACGGCGCGCCAGGAACTGGAGATCGAGTTTGTGCTGCACGGCGACGGCCCCGCCTCGACGTGGGCGGAACAGGCCGCGCCCGGCCAGCAACTGGGCATCGGCGGGCCGCGCGGTTCGTTCGTGGTGCCCACCGCGTTCGACTGGCATGTGCTGATCGGCGATGAGACCGCGTTGCCCGCCATTGCGCGCCGGCTGGAAGAACTGCCCGCTTCGGCGCAGGCGTTGGTGCTGATCGAAGTGCCGGCAGCGTCCAACGAGATCCCGCTGCAAACGGCCGCGAAGTTGTCGGTGCGCTGGCTGCATCGCAATGGCACCGTGCCGGGCTACAGCACGTTGCTGCTCGAAGCCGCGCGCGAACTGGCGCTGCCGCCTGGCGAAGGCTATGTGTGGGTGGCGGCGGAATCGGCCACGGCGAAGGCCGTGCGCGAAATCATGGTGGCGCAGCACGGCATCGACAAGAGCCGCATTCGTGCGGCCAGTTATTGGAAGCGCGGCGCGGTTGCCGTCCACGAATCACATGACGATTGA
- a CDS encoding PadR family transcriptional regulator, protein MAAAHRQHHPHHPHHPHHPHHGRHHPRHASAGGDWFSGSSDGRGDADGFGGDGRGFTRSRKVSSDDLQLMLLGLLEQNPSHGYELIKALGALSNGFYTPSPGMVYPALTYLEELGYATVEQEGAKKRYHLADPGKAHLDANRDRLTLMFNKLKHVARKMDYMRQAWSGQPRTTGPEGEDARTGWLPEFVEARQALKRALLDRTDASPAEQRRIAAILARATDEITGKSGA, encoded by the coding sequence GCAGCAGCACATCGCCAACATCATCCCCATCACCCCCACCATCCGCATCATCCCCACCACGGCCGTCATCACCCGCGCCACGCCAGCGCGGGTGGCGATTGGTTTTCCGGTTCATCCGATGGCCGCGGGGATGCGGACGGGTTCGGCGGAGACGGCCGAGGCTTCACCCGCAGCCGCAAGGTATCCAGCGACGATCTGCAACTGATGCTGCTCGGCTTGCTGGAACAAAATCCCAGCCACGGTTACGAACTCATCAAGGCGCTGGGCGCGCTCAGCAATGGCTTCTACACGCCCAGCCCCGGCATGGTCTACCCGGCACTGACCTATCTGGAAGAGCTCGGCTACGCCACCGTCGAACAAGAGGGCGCCAAGAAGCGCTATCACCTGGCTGACCCGGGCAAGGCGCATCTGGACGCCAACCGCGACCGCTTGACACTGATGTTCAACAAGCTCAAACACGTCGCGCGCAAGATGGATTACATGCGCCAGGCGTGGAGCGGTCAGCCGCGCACCACCGGCCCCGAGGGCGAGGACGCCCGCACCGGCTGGTTGCCCGAATTCGTCGAGGCGCGCCAAGCGCTCAAGCGCGCGCTCCTGGACCGCACCGACGCCTCGCCCGCAGAACAACGACGCATCGCGGCCATCCTGGCGCGTGCCACCGACGAGATCACCGGCAAGTCCGGCGCGTGA